A window of Lytechinus pictus isolate F3 Inbred chromosome 7, Lp3.0, whole genome shotgun sequence contains these coding sequences:
- the LOC129264577 gene encoding zinc finger protein DPF3-like isoform X8, translated as MSVQSNPVYIGSQKSGTDVEQFYKEALENASNFNSRMMSERKMRLPFLDSQTGVAQNNCFLWFQKRHRAQGQERGQLYTYPSRRWRKKRKNHQPVPVEIAENKILAEALGADLGDFSGEVPVETAINPEHDPTQYGGITIHPVHQESEDILRHLEADDVYPDAGEIDRPGSESDEDYEVSSRKKKQKKGRGTGGGRRSRGGGGGGGGGGDVCKKRYKNRQGLNYHTQHTHQGDLDTSMEEPESQPSPLEPVTDPRKHPVKNTMDLEAASVSAVTSASEDSLGEAPKSSKGGQPETNNYCDFCLGDATENKKTRMPEDLISCSDCGRSGHPTCLQFTDTMIQKVKGYRWQCIECKSCGLCGTSDNDDQLLFCDDCDRGYHMYCLNPPMQAPPEGSWICDLCKV; from the exons ATGTCAGTGCAATCGAATCCCGTGTACATAGGGTCACAGAAATCAGG GACAGATGTTGAGCAGTTCTACAAGGAAGCCTTGGAAAATGCTTCTAATTTCAATTCTCGGATGATGTCAGAACGGAAGATGAGACTTCCGTTTCTTGACTCTCAGACTGGTGTAGCCCAGAATAACTGCTTCTTGTGGTTCCAGAAGCGTCATAGAGCCCAGGGTCAGGAACGGGGCCAACTGTACACCTACCCTTCCAGGAGATGGAGGAAGAAGCGCAAGAATCACCAGCCTGTCCCAGTAGAAATTGCAGAGAACAAAATTCTTGCTGAAGCCTTAGGGGCAGACCTTG GTGATTTTTCAGGTGAGGTCCCGGTAGAGACGGCCATCAACCCCGAGCATGACCCGACACAATACGGAGGCATCACCATCCACCCAGTCCATCAAGAATCAGAGGATATCCTGAGACACCTTGAAGCTGATGATGTATACCCTGATGCTGGTGAGATTGACAGACCGGGCTCAGAGAGCGACGAGGACTACGAGGTGTCGTCTCGTaaaaagaagcagaagaag GGGCGTGGTACGGGAGGAGGACGACGATCGCGAGGAGGGGGaggtggtggaggaggaggaggagatg TCTGCAAGAAACGGTACAAGAACCGGCAGGGTTTGAACTACCACACCCAACACACCCACCAAGGAGACCTGGACACCAGCATGGAGGAGCCGGAGTCCCAGCCGTCGCCCCTGGAACCAGTGACTGACCCACGTAAGCATCCAGTCAAGAACACTATGGATCTAGAAGCTGCCTCTGTGTCTGCTGTGACAAGCGCAAGCGAAGACAGTC TAGGTGAAGCTCCCAAGTCAAGTAAAGGAGGTCAACCAGAAACCAATAATTACTGTGACTTCTGCCTCGGCGATGCCACCGAGAACAAGAAGACGAGGATGCCGGAAGATCTCATATCGTGTTCAGACTGTGGTAGATCAG GCCATCCAACCTGTCTCCAGTTCACTGATACCATGATacagaaggtcaaaggttaccGTTGGCAGTGCATCGAGTGCAAGTCATGCGGACTCTGTGGCACTTCAGACAATGAT GACCAACTGTTGTTCTGCGATGACTGTGATAGGGGATACCACATGTATTGTCTCAATCCACCCATGCAGGCACCACCTGAAG GAAGCTGGATATGTGACCTGTGCAAGGTGTGA
- the LOC129264577 gene encoding zinc finger protein ubi-d4 B-like isoform X9, with translation MLKNARVKTKTSTLRHAFQFVGLNEERKREREAQTDVEQFYKEALENASNFNSRMMSERKMRLPFLDSQTGVAQNNCFLWFQKRHRAQGQERGQLYTYPSRRWRKKRKNHQPVPVEIAENKILAEALGADLGDFSGEVPVETAINPEHDPTQYGGITIHPVHQESEDILRHLEADDVYPDAGEIDRPGSESDEDYEVSSRKKKQKKGRGTGGGRRSRGGGGGGGGGGDVCKKRYKNRQGLNYHTQHTHQGDLDTSMEEPESQPSPLEPVTDPLGEAPKSSKGGQPETNNYCDFCLGDATENKKTRMPEDLISCSDCGRSGHPTCLQFTDTMIQKVKGYRWQCIECKSCGLCGTSDNDDQLLFCDDCDRGYHMYCLNPPMQAPPEGSWICDLCKV, from the exons atgttaaaaaatGCTCGAGTCAAGACAAAAACCTCGACTCTACGACATGCTTTTCAGTTTGTGGGACTGAATGAAGAAAGGAAGCGAGAGAGAGAGGCGCA GACAGATGTTGAGCAGTTCTACAAGGAAGCCTTGGAAAATGCTTCTAATTTCAATTCTCGGATGATGTCAGAACGGAAGATGAGACTTCCGTTTCTTGACTCTCAGACTGGTGTAGCCCAGAATAACTGCTTCTTGTGGTTCCAGAAGCGTCATAGAGCCCAGGGTCAGGAACGGGGCCAACTGTACACCTACCCTTCCAGGAGATGGAGGAAGAAGCGCAAGAATCACCAGCCTGTCCCAGTAGAAATTGCAGAGAACAAAATTCTTGCTGAAGCCTTAGGGGCAGACCTTG GTGATTTTTCAGGTGAGGTCCCGGTAGAGACGGCCATCAACCCCGAGCATGACCCGACACAATACGGAGGCATCACCATCCACCCAGTCCATCAAGAATCAGAGGATATCCTGAGACACCTTGAAGCTGATGATGTATACCCTGATGCTGGTGAGATTGACAGACCGGGCTCAGAGAGCGACGAGGACTACGAGGTGTCGTCTCGTaaaaagaagcagaagaag GGGCGTGGTACGGGAGGAGGACGACGATCGCGAGGAGGGGGaggtggtggaggaggaggaggagatg TCTGCAAGAAACGGTACAAGAACCGGCAGGGTTTGAACTACCACACCCAACACACCCACCAAGGAGACCTGGACACCAGCATGGAGGAGCCGGAGTCCCAGCCGTCGCCCCTGGAACCAGTGACTGACCCAC TAGGTGAAGCTCCCAAGTCAAGTAAAGGAGGTCAACCAGAAACCAATAATTACTGTGACTTCTGCCTCGGCGATGCCACCGAGAACAAGAAGACGAGGATGCCGGAAGATCTCATATCGTGTTCAGACTGTGGTAGATCAG GCCATCCAACCTGTCTCCAGTTCACTGATACCATGATacagaaggtcaaaggttaccGTTGGCAGTGCATCGAGTGCAAGTCATGCGGACTCTGTGGCACTTCAGACAATGAT GACCAACTGTTGTTCTGCGATGACTGTGATAGGGGATACCACATGTATTGTCTCAATCCACCCATGCAGGCACCACCTGAAG GAAGCTGGATATGTGACCTGTGCAAGGTGTGA
- the LOC129264577 gene encoding zinc finger protein ubi-d4 B-like isoform X12 — protein sequence MALLKNQSFRRKLYIFLCQSVQVFLHPDFKMSVQSNPVYIGSQKSGTDVEQFYKEALENASNFNSRMMSERKMRLPFLDSQTGVAQNNCFLWFQKRHRAQGQERGQLYTYPSRRWRKKRKNHQPVPVEIAENKILAEALGADLGDFSGEVPVETAINPEHDPTQYGGITIHPVHQESEDILRHLEADDVYPDAGEIDRPGSESDEDYEVSSRKKKQKKGRGTGGGRRSRGGGGGGGGGGDVCKKRYKNRQGLNYHTQHTHQGDLDTSMEEPESQPSPLEPVTDPLGEAPKSSKGGQPETNNYCDFCLGDATENKKTRMPEDLISCSDCGRSGHPTCLQFTDTMIQKVKGYRWQCIECKSCGLCGTSDNDDQLLFCDDCDRGYHMYCLNPPMQAPPEGSWICDLCKV from the exons ATGGCGCTATTAAAAAACCAAAGTTTTCGTcggaaattatatatttttctttgtcaGTCTGTGCAAGTTTTTCTCCATCCAGATTTTAAAATGTCAGTGCAATCGAATCCCGTGTACATAGGGTCACAGAAATCAGG GACAGATGTTGAGCAGTTCTACAAGGAAGCCTTGGAAAATGCTTCTAATTTCAATTCTCGGATGATGTCAGAACGGAAGATGAGACTTCCGTTTCTTGACTCTCAGACTGGTGTAGCCCAGAATAACTGCTTCTTGTGGTTCCAGAAGCGTCATAGAGCCCAGGGTCAGGAACGGGGCCAACTGTACACCTACCCTTCCAGGAGATGGAGGAAGAAGCGCAAGAATCACCAGCCTGTCCCAGTAGAAATTGCAGAGAACAAAATTCTTGCTGAAGCCTTAGGGGCAGACCTTG GTGATTTTTCAGGTGAGGTCCCGGTAGAGACGGCCATCAACCCCGAGCATGACCCGACACAATACGGAGGCATCACCATCCACCCAGTCCATCAAGAATCAGAGGATATCCTGAGACACCTTGAAGCTGATGATGTATACCCTGATGCTGGTGAGATTGACAGACCGGGCTCAGAGAGCGACGAGGACTACGAGGTGTCGTCTCGTaaaaagaagcagaagaag GGGCGTGGTACGGGAGGAGGACGACGATCGCGAGGAGGGGGaggtggtggaggaggaggaggagatg TCTGCAAGAAACGGTACAAGAACCGGCAGGGTTTGAACTACCACACCCAACACACCCACCAAGGAGACCTGGACACCAGCATGGAGGAGCCGGAGTCCCAGCCGTCGCCCCTGGAACCAGTGACTGACCCAC TAGGTGAAGCTCCCAAGTCAAGTAAAGGAGGTCAACCAGAAACCAATAATTACTGTGACTTCTGCCTCGGCGATGCCACCGAGAACAAGAAGACGAGGATGCCGGAAGATCTCATATCGTGTTCAGACTGTGGTAGATCAG GCCATCCAACCTGTCTCCAGTTCACTGATACCATGATacagaaggtcaaaggttaccGTTGGCAGTGCATCGAGTGCAAGTCATGCGGACTCTGTGGCACTTCAGACAATGAT GACCAACTGTTGTTCTGCGATGACTGTGATAGGGGATACCACATGTATTGTCTCAATCCACCCATGCAGGCACCACCTGAAG GAAGCTGGATATGTGACCTGTGCAAGGTGTGA
- the LOC129264577 gene encoding zinc finger protein ubi-d4 B-like isoform X13, with the protein MSVQSNPVYIGSQKSGTDVEQFYKEALENASNFNSRMMSERKMRLPFLDSQTGVAQNNCFLWFQKRHRAQGQERGQLYTYPSRRWRKKRKNHQPVPVEIAENKILAEALGADLGDFSGEVPVETAINPEHDPTQYGGITIHPVHQESEDILRHLEADDVYPDAGEIDRPGSESDEDYEVSSRKKKQKKGRGTGGGRRSRGGGGGGGGGGDVCKKRYKNRQGLNYHTQHTHQGDLDTSMEEPESQPSPLEPVTDPREAPKSSKGGQPETNNYCDFCLGDATENKKTRMPEDLISCSDCGRSGHPTCLQFTDTMIQKVKGYRWQCIECKSCGLCGTSDNDDQLLFCDDCDRGYHMYCLNPPMQAPPEGSWICDLCKV; encoded by the exons ATGTCAGTGCAATCGAATCCCGTGTACATAGGGTCACAGAAATCAGG GACAGATGTTGAGCAGTTCTACAAGGAAGCCTTGGAAAATGCTTCTAATTTCAATTCTCGGATGATGTCAGAACGGAAGATGAGACTTCCGTTTCTTGACTCTCAGACTGGTGTAGCCCAGAATAACTGCTTCTTGTGGTTCCAGAAGCGTCATAGAGCCCAGGGTCAGGAACGGGGCCAACTGTACACCTACCCTTCCAGGAGATGGAGGAAGAAGCGCAAGAATCACCAGCCTGTCCCAGTAGAAATTGCAGAGAACAAAATTCTTGCTGAAGCCTTAGGGGCAGACCTTG GTGATTTTTCAGGTGAGGTCCCGGTAGAGACGGCCATCAACCCCGAGCATGACCCGACACAATACGGAGGCATCACCATCCACCCAGTCCATCAAGAATCAGAGGATATCCTGAGACACCTTGAAGCTGATGATGTATACCCTGATGCTGGTGAGATTGACAGACCGGGCTCAGAGAGCGACGAGGACTACGAGGTGTCGTCTCGTaaaaagaagcagaagaag GGGCGTGGTACGGGAGGAGGACGACGATCGCGAGGAGGGGGaggtggtggaggaggaggaggagatg TCTGCAAGAAACGGTACAAGAACCGGCAGGGTTTGAACTACCACACCCAACACACCCACCAAGGAGACCTGGACACCAGCATGGAGGAGCCGGAGTCCCAGCCGTCGCCCCTGGAACCAGTGACTGACCCAC GTGAAGCTCCCAAGTCAAGTAAAGGAGGTCAACCAGAAACCAATAATTACTGTGACTTCTGCCTCGGCGATGCCACCGAGAACAAGAAGACGAGGATGCCGGAAGATCTCATATCGTGTTCAGACTGTGGTAGATCAG GCCATCCAACCTGTCTCCAGTTCACTGATACCATGATacagaaggtcaaaggttaccGTTGGCAGTGCATCGAGTGCAAGTCATGCGGACTCTGTGGCACTTCAGACAATGAT GACCAACTGTTGTTCTGCGATGACTGTGATAGGGGATACCACATGTATTGTCTCAATCCACCCATGCAGGCACCACCTGAAG GAAGCTGGATATGTGACCTGTGCAAGGTGTGA
- the LOC129264577 gene encoding zinc finger protein DPF3-like isoform X14 yields MMSERKMRLPFLDSQTGVAQNNCFLWFQKRHRAQGQERGQLYTYPSRRWRKKRKNHQPVPVEIAENKILAEALGADLGDFSGEVPVETAINPEHDPTQYGGITIHPVHQESEDILRHLEADDVYPDAGEIDRPGSESDEDYEVSSRKKKQKKGRGTGGGRRSRGGGGGGGGGGDVCKKRYKNRQGLNYHTQHTHQGDLDTSMEEPESQPSPLEPVTDPRKHPVKNTMDLEAASVSAVTSASEDSLGEAPKSSKGGQPETNNYCDFCLGDATENKKTRMPEDLISCSDCGRSGHPTCLQFTDTMIQKVKGYRWQCIECKSCGLCGTSDNDDQLLFCDDCDRGYHMYCLNPPMQAPPEGSWICDLCKV; encoded by the exons ATGATGTCAGAACGGAAGATGAGACTTCCGTTTCTTGACTCTCAGACTGGTGTAGCCCAGAATAACTGCTTCTTGTGGTTCCAGAAGCGTCATAGAGCCCAGGGTCAGGAACGGGGCCAACTGTACACCTACCCTTCCAGGAGATGGAGGAAGAAGCGCAAGAATCACCAGCCTGTCCCAGTAGAAATTGCAGAGAACAAAATTCTTGCTGAAGCCTTAGGGGCAGACCTTG GTGATTTTTCAGGTGAGGTCCCGGTAGAGACGGCCATCAACCCCGAGCATGACCCGACACAATACGGAGGCATCACCATCCACCCAGTCCATCAAGAATCAGAGGATATCCTGAGACACCTTGAAGCTGATGATGTATACCCTGATGCTGGTGAGATTGACAGACCGGGCTCAGAGAGCGACGAGGACTACGAGGTGTCGTCTCGTaaaaagaagcagaagaag GGGCGTGGTACGGGAGGAGGACGACGATCGCGAGGAGGGGGaggtggtggaggaggaggaggagatg TCTGCAAGAAACGGTACAAGAACCGGCAGGGTTTGAACTACCACACCCAACACACCCACCAAGGAGACCTGGACACCAGCATGGAGGAGCCGGAGTCCCAGCCGTCGCCCCTGGAACCAGTGACTGACCCACGTAAGCATCCAGTCAAGAACACTATGGATCTAGAAGCTGCCTCTGTGTCTGCTGTGACAAGCGCAAGCGAAGACAGTC TAGGTGAAGCTCCCAAGTCAAGTAAAGGAGGTCAACCAGAAACCAATAATTACTGTGACTTCTGCCTCGGCGATGCCACCGAGAACAAGAAGACGAGGATGCCGGAAGATCTCATATCGTGTTCAGACTGTGGTAGATCAG GCCATCCAACCTGTCTCCAGTTCACTGATACCATGATacagaaggtcaaaggttaccGTTGGCAGTGCATCGAGTGCAAGTCATGCGGACTCTGTGGCACTTCAGACAATGAT GACCAACTGTTGTTCTGCGATGACTGTGATAGGGGATACCACATGTATTGTCTCAATCCACCCATGCAGGCACCACCTGAAG GAAGCTGGATATGTGACCTGTGCAAGGTGTGA
- the LOC129264577 gene encoding zinc finger protein ubi-d4-like isoform X7, with translation MTDVEQFYKEALENASNFNSRMMSERKMRLPFLDSQTGVAQNNCFLWFQKRHRAQGQERGQLYTYPSRRWRKKRKNHQPVPVEIAENKILAEALGADLGDFSGEVPVETAINPEHDPTQYGGITIHPVHQESEDILRHLEADDVYPDAGEIDRPGSESDEDYEVSSRKKKQKKGRGTGGGRRSRGGGGGGGGGGDGEMPLLTAEDRPYACKVCKKRYKNRQGLNYHTQHTHQGDLDTSMEEPESQPSPLEPVTDPRKHPVKNTMDLEAASVSAVTSASEDSLGEAPKSSKGGQPETNNYCDFCLGDATENKKTRMPEDLISCSDCGRSGHPTCLQFTDTMIQKVKGYRWQCIECKSCGLCGTSDNDDQLLFCDDCDRGYHMYCLNPPMQAPPEGSWICDLCKV, from the exons at GACAGATGTTGAGCAGTTCTACAAGGAAGCCTTGGAAAATGCTTCTAATTTCAATTCTCGGATGATGTCAGAACGGAAGATGAGACTTCCGTTTCTTGACTCTCAGACTGGTGTAGCCCAGAATAACTGCTTCTTGTGGTTCCAGAAGCGTCATAGAGCCCAGGGTCAGGAACGGGGCCAACTGTACACCTACCCTTCCAGGAGATGGAGGAAGAAGCGCAAGAATCACCAGCCTGTCCCAGTAGAAATTGCAGAGAACAAAATTCTTGCTGAAGCCTTAGGGGCAGACCTTG GTGATTTTTCAGGTGAGGTCCCGGTAGAGACGGCCATCAACCCCGAGCATGACCCGACACAATACGGAGGCATCACCATCCACCCAGTCCATCAAGAATCAGAGGATATCCTGAGACACCTTGAAGCTGATGATGTATACCCTGATGCTGGTGAGATTGACAGACCGGGCTCAGAGAGCGACGAGGACTACGAGGTGTCGTCTCGTaaaaagaagcagaagaag GGGCGTGGTACGGGAGGAGGACGACGATCGCGAGGAGGGGGaggtggtggaggaggaggaggagatggTGAGATGCCACTACTAACTGCTGAAGATAGACCTTATGCATGTAAAG TCTGCAAGAAACGGTACAAGAACCGGCAGGGTTTGAACTACCACACCCAACACACCCACCAAGGAGACCTGGACACCAGCATGGAGGAGCCGGAGTCCCAGCCGTCGCCCCTGGAACCAGTGACTGACCCACGTAAGCATCCAGTCAAGAACACTATGGATCTAGAAGCTGCCTCTGTGTCTGCTGTGACAAGCGCAAGCGAAGACAGTC TAGGTGAAGCTCCCAAGTCAAGTAAAGGAGGTCAACCAGAAACCAATAATTACTGTGACTTCTGCCTCGGCGATGCCACCGAGAACAAGAAGACGAGGATGCCGGAAGATCTCATATCGTGTTCAGACTGTGGTAGATCAG GCCATCCAACCTGTCTCCAGTTCACTGATACCATGATacagaaggtcaaaggttaccGTTGGCAGTGCATCGAGTGCAAGTCATGCGGACTCTGTGGCACTTCAGACAATGAT GACCAACTGTTGTTCTGCGATGACTGTGATAGGGGATACCACATGTATTGTCTCAATCCACCCATGCAGGCACCACCTGAAG GAAGCTGGATATGTGACCTGTGCAAGGTGTGA
- the LOC129264577 gene encoding zinc finger protein ubi-d4-like isoform X4 translates to MSVQSNPVYIGSQKSGTDVEQFYKEALENASNFNSRMMSERKMRLPFLDSQTGVAQNNCFLWFQKRHRAQGQERGQLYTYPSRRWRKKRKNHQPVPVEIAENKILAEALGADLGDFSGEVPVETAINPEHDPTQYGGITIHPVHQESEDILRHLEADDVYPDAGEIDRPGSESDEDYEVSSRKKKQKKGRGTGGGRRSRGGGGGGGGGGDGEMPLLTAEDRPYACKVCKKRYKNRQGLNYHTQHTHQGDLDTSMEEPESQPSPLEPVTDPRKHPVKNTMDLEAASVSAVTSASEDSLGEAPKSSKGGQPETNNYCDFCLGDATENKKTRMPEDLISCSDCGRSGHPTCLQFTDTMIQKVKGYRWQCIECKSCGLCGTSDNDDQLLFCDDCDRGYHMYCLNPPMQAPPEGSWICDLCKV, encoded by the exons ATGTCAGTGCAATCGAATCCCGTGTACATAGGGTCACAGAAATCAGG GACAGATGTTGAGCAGTTCTACAAGGAAGCCTTGGAAAATGCTTCTAATTTCAATTCTCGGATGATGTCAGAACGGAAGATGAGACTTCCGTTTCTTGACTCTCAGACTGGTGTAGCCCAGAATAACTGCTTCTTGTGGTTCCAGAAGCGTCATAGAGCCCAGGGTCAGGAACGGGGCCAACTGTACACCTACCCTTCCAGGAGATGGAGGAAGAAGCGCAAGAATCACCAGCCTGTCCCAGTAGAAATTGCAGAGAACAAAATTCTTGCTGAAGCCTTAGGGGCAGACCTTG GTGATTTTTCAGGTGAGGTCCCGGTAGAGACGGCCATCAACCCCGAGCATGACCCGACACAATACGGAGGCATCACCATCCACCCAGTCCATCAAGAATCAGAGGATATCCTGAGACACCTTGAAGCTGATGATGTATACCCTGATGCTGGTGAGATTGACAGACCGGGCTCAGAGAGCGACGAGGACTACGAGGTGTCGTCTCGTaaaaagaagcagaagaag GGGCGTGGTACGGGAGGAGGACGACGATCGCGAGGAGGGGGaggtggtggaggaggaggaggagatggTGAGATGCCACTACTAACTGCTGAAGATAGACCTTATGCATGTAAAG TCTGCAAGAAACGGTACAAGAACCGGCAGGGTTTGAACTACCACACCCAACACACCCACCAAGGAGACCTGGACACCAGCATGGAGGAGCCGGAGTCCCAGCCGTCGCCCCTGGAACCAGTGACTGACCCACGTAAGCATCCAGTCAAGAACACTATGGATCTAGAAGCTGCCTCTGTGTCTGCTGTGACAAGCGCAAGCGAAGACAGTC TAGGTGAAGCTCCCAAGTCAAGTAAAGGAGGTCAACCAGAAACCAATAATTACTGTGACTTCTGCCTCGGCGATGCCACCGAGAACAAGAAGACGAGGATGCCGGAAGATCTCATATCGTGTTCAGACTGTGGTAGATCAG GCCATCCAACCTGTCTCCAGTTCACTGATACCATGATacagaaggtcaaaggttaccGTTGGCAGTGCATCGAGTGCAAGTCATGCGGACTCTGTGGCACTTCAGACAATGAT GACCAACTGTTGTTCTGCGATGACTGTGATAGGGGATACCACATGTATTGTCTCAATCCACCCATGCAGGCACCACCTGAAG GAAGCTGGATATGTGACCTGTGCAAGGTGTGA
- the LOC129264577 gene encoding zinc finger protein ubi-d4 B-like isoform X10, which yields MSVQSNPVYIGSQKSGTDVEQFYKEALENASNFNSRMMSERKMRLPFLDSQTGVAQNNCFLWFQKRHRAQGQERGQLYTYPSRRWRKKRKNHQPVPVEIAENKILAEALGADLGDFSGEVPVETAINPEHDPTQYGGITIHPVHQESEDILRHLEADDVYPDAGEIDRPGSESDEDYEVSSRKKKQKKGRGTGGGRRSRGGGGGGGGGGDGEMPLLTAEDRPYACKVCKKRYKNRQGLNYHTQHTHQGDLDTSMEEPESQPSPLEPVTDPLGEAPKSSKGGQPETNNYCDFCLGDATENKKTRMPEDLISCSDCGRSGHPTCLQFTDTMIQKVKGYRWQCIECKSCGLCGTSDNDDQLLFCDDCDRGYHMYCLNPPMQAPPEGSWICDLCKV from the exons ATGTCAGTGCAATCGAATCCCGTGTACATAGGGTCACAGAAATCAGG GACAGATGTTGAGCAGTTCTACAAGGAAGCCTTGGAAAATGCTTCTAATTTCAATTCTCGGATGATGTCAGAACGGAAGATGAGACTTCCGTTTCTTGACTCTCAGACTGGTGTAGCCCAGAATAACTGCTTCTTGTGGTTCCAGAAGCGTCATAGAGCCCAGGGTCAGGAACGGGGCCAACTGTACACCTACCCTTCCAGGAGATGGAGGAAGAAGCGCAAGAATCACCAGCCTGTCCCAGTAGAAATTGCAGAGAACAAAATTCTTGCTGAAGCCTTAGGGGCAGACCTTG GTGATTTTTCAGGTGAGGTCCCGGTAGAGACGGCCATCAACCCCGAGCATGACCCGACACAATACGGAGGCATCACCATCCACCCAGTCCATCAAGAATCAGAGGATATCCTGAGACACCTTGAAGCTGATGATGTATACCCTGATGCTGGTGAGATTGACAGACCGGGCTCAGAGAGCGACGAGGACTACGAGGTGTCGTCTCGTaaaaagaagcagaagaag GGGCGTGGTACGGGAGGAGGACGACGATCGCGAGGAGGGGGaggtggtggaggaggaggaggagatggTGAGATGCCACTACTAACTGCTGAAGATAGACCTTATGCATGTAAAG TCTGCAAGAAACGGTACAAGAACCGGCAGGGTTTGAACTACCACACCCAACACACCCACCAAGGAGACCTGGACACCAGCATGGAGGAGCCGGAGTCCCAGCCGTCGCCCCTGGAACCAGTGACTGACCCAC TAGGTGAAGCTCCCAAGTCAAGTAAAGGAGGTCAACCAGAAACCAATAATTACTGTGACTTCTGCCTCGGCGATGCCACCGAGAACAAGAAGACGAGGATGCCGGAAGATCTCATATCGTGTTCAGACTGTGGTAGATCAG GCCATCCAACCTGTCTCCAGTTCACTGATACCATGATacagaaggtcaaaggttaccGTTGGCAGTGCATCGAGTGCAAGTCATGCGGACTCTGTGGCACTTCAGACAATGAT GACCAACTGTTGTTCTGCGATGACTGTGATAGGGGATACCACATGTATTGTCTCAATCCACCCATGCAGGCACCACCTGAAG GAAGCTGGATATGTGACCTGTGCAAGGTGTGA